A section of the Diabrotica virgifera virgifera chromosome 8, PGI_DIABVI_V3a genome encodes:
- the LOC114329426 gene encoding WW domain-binding protein 2 has translation MSLNTAHLNGGVLIHNGEQILLYSDGVGIEWSGQQGNAFYGVKKGSIYLTTHRVIFLNKSSADEMLSFSFPFVTLSEVEIEQPVFGANYIKGKVRAQPNGNWIGEAKFKMTFKHGGAIEFGQALLRAAHFASRGGGYDAPPPYVPPQTQWYAAPPPSYAAASQGYYGWMPPTNVFPQHPPTDGVFMTDAPPPYPGIVPGYQPNGYGPPQGPPGYSQGPPMYPGPASYGGQSSAGAAGFQQPPQFASAADAKAHEAAQSAYNNQNSRPPQGYAPPPPAYFESPPTYSQATYKKDQ, from the exons ATGTCGTTAAATACGGCACATTTAAACGGAGGAGTGCTAATCCATAATGGAGAACA GATTTTATTATATTCAGACGGTGTAGGCATAGAATGGAGTGGTCAACAAGGAAATGCCTTCTATGGAGTCAAGAAGGGCTCTATTTATCTAACAACACACAGAGTCATTTTCCTTAACAAATCTAGTGCGGATGAGATGCTCAGTTTCAGCTTTCCCTTTGTAACGCTCAGTGAG GTCGAGATAGAACAACCAGTTTTTGGAGCCAATTACATAAAGGGAAAGGTTCGAGCGCAGCCAAATGGCAATTGGATCGGTGAGGCCAAGTTTAAGATGACCTTCAAGCATGGAGGGGCCATTGAGTTTGGACAGGCTCTGCTTAGGGCAGCACATTTTG CCTCCAGAGGTGGTGGTTACGATGCCCCTCCTCCATATGTTCCTCCTCAGACCCAGTGGTATGCAGCTCCACCTCCATCCTACGCTGCTGCATCACAAG GCTATTATGGTTGGATGCCTCCCACCAATGTATTCCCACAACATCCACCTACTGATGGTGTCTTCATGACTGATGCTCCCCCACCATACCCGGGAATAGTACCCGGCTACCAACCCAATGGCTATGGACCTCCACAAGGCCCCCCTGGTTATTCCCAAGGACCACCAATGTATCCTGGACCAGCTAGTTATGGCGGTCAGAGTTCTGCTGGGGCAGCTGGTTTTCAACAACCACCACAATTTGCTAGTGCCGcag ATGCCAAAGCTCATGAAGCTGCTCAATCGGCCTACAATAATCAAAATAGTAGACCACCACAGGGTTATGCTCCTCCTCCACCAGCCTATTTT GAAAGTCCACCCACCTACAGCCAAGCTACCTACAAGAAGGATCAGTAA